The Janthinobacterium lividum genome has a window encoding:
- a CDS encoding DUF378 domain-containing protein, producing the protein MANIQAGSDGAANEEMTAKRLNVVDWISMILLIVGGLNWALVGLFDIDIVARILGAMSTASRGVYVLVGLAALYSIYLCVRKLPAKP; encoded by the coding sequence ATGGCGAATATCCAGGCAGGATCGGACGGTGCGGCAAACGAGGAAATGACGGCCAAGCGCTTGAACGTGGTCGACTGGATCTCCATGATCCTGCTGATCGTGGGTGGCTTGAACTGGGCGCTGGTGGGCTTGTTTGATATTGATATCGTGGCCCGCATCCTCGGCGCCATGTCGACGGCGTCGCGCGGCGTGTACGTGCTGGTGGGGCTGGCGGCGCTGTATTCCATCTATCTGTGCGTGCGCAAGCTGCCAGCCAAGCCCTAA
- a CDS encoding methyl-accepting chemotaxis protein encodes MNISNIRIGVRLTTGFLLTSLLLAVVVVIGTWQLSTVSGEIDSSVNQRYARIAQLQATRNTTQEQPAQLELDQQIATQSAQMRTAAEAAMARAHDTSVLIIALGLVGGVLSLATAWFISSGIVRPLRHAVKVARKVAGGDLSEHIHVDSRDEVGQLLQALKDMNASLINIVGEVRGGTHDIAGASIEIAAGNQDLSQRTQAQASSLERTAASMEELTGTVKQNADNARQANQLAQSAAAVAGKGGTVVAQVVDTMSSINASSKKIVDIIGAIDAIAFQTNILALNAAVEAARAGEQGRGFAVVAAEVRTLAQRSAGAAKEIKQLIGDSVERVDAGARLVDTAGATMREIVASVHRVTGIMGEISMASGEQLSGIEQVNAAIVQMEQVTQQNAALVEQASTAAAGMQQRATRLSGTVDIFKLSRDQAPAQAPHGISLVAAHAPHIVTAPTTLPAASVRTRLKA; translated from the coding sequence ATGAATATTTCAAACATACGTATCGGTGTACGCCTGACCACAGGCTTTTTGCTCACTTCGCTTTTACTGGCCGTGGTGGTGGTCATCGGCACGTGGCAGTTATCGACCGTGAGCGGGGAAATCGACAGCAGCGTGAACCAGCGCTATGCGCGCATCGCGCAATTGCAGGCTACACGCAACACCACGCAAGAACAGCCTGCCCAGCTCGAGCTCGACCAGCAGATCGCCACACAATCGGCGCAGATGCGTACGGCGGCCGAGGCGGCCATGGCCCGCGCGCACGATACCAGCGTGCTGATCATTGCGCTGGGCCTGGTCGGAGGCGTGTTGAGCCTGGCGACGGCCTGGTTCATCAGCAGCGGCATCGTGCGACCTTTGCGGCATGCCGTCAAAGTGGCGCGCAAGGTGGCTGGTGGCGACTTGAGCGAGCATATTCACGTCGATTCTCGTGATGAAGTGGGGCAATTGCTACAGGCCCTGAAAGACATGAATGCCAGCTTGATCAATATCGTGGGCGAGGTGCGCGGCGGCACACACGACATCGCGGGCGCGTCAATCGAGATTGCGGCTGGCAACCAGGACTTGTCGCAGCGCACGCAGGCGCAAGCCAGCTCGCTGGAGCGCACGGCCGCCTCGATGGAAGAGCTGACTGGCACCGTCAAGCAAAATGCCGATAACGCACGGCAAGCCAATCAGTTGGCGCAATCTGCCGCCGCAGTGGCCGGCAAAGGGGGCACGGTGGTGGCGCAAGTGGTCGACACCATGAGCTCGATCAACGCTTCGTCGAAAAAAATCGTTGACATCATCGGCGCCATCGACGCCATCGCCTTCCAGACGAATATCCTGGCCTTGAACGCGGCCGTGGAAGCGGCACGGGCCGGCGAACAAGGGCGCGGTTTTGCCGTCGTGGCCGCTGAAGTCCGTACCCTGGCACAACGCTCAGCCGGTGCGGCGAAGGAAATCAAGCAATTGATCGGCGACTCCGTGGAGCGTGTCGACGCAGGCGCGCGCCTGGTCGACACTGCCGGCGCCACCATGCGCGAGATTGTGGCCAGCGTGCACCGCGTAACGGGCATCATGGGCGAAATCAGCATGGCCAGCGGCGAGCAATTGTCCGGCATCGAACAAGTCAATGCCGCCATCGTGCAGATGGAACAGGTCACGCAGCAAAACGCGGCCCTGGTGGAGCAGGCATCGACGGCGGCGGCCGGCATGCAGCAGCGCGCCACGCGACTGTCGGGCACGGTCGACATCTTCAAGCTGAGCCGTGACCAGGCACCTGCCCAGGCGCCGCACGGCATCAGCCTGGTGGCCGCACACGCCCCGCACATCGTCACCGCGCCGACAACCCTGCCCGCCGCAAGCGTTAGAACGCGACTGAAAGCCTGA
- a CDS encoding LysR family transcriptional regulator produces the protein MALTLRQLQIFLAVADTGSTSAAAEHIALSQSATSASLNELETLLGAQLFDRVGKRLLLNDNGRLLLPQARQMRDGAASIERQFAGADPSVPVSLQIGASTTIGIYLLPQILAQAAQQYGRSIPQVTIANTADIAAAVAEFRVDIGLIEGPCHEAGLLVEPWLTDQMLIVAAPTHPLAQLRHLLSFAELNQAGWLLREAGSGTREAVEQALVPYLHYLRPAGEFSNSEAIKYGAAAGLGIACLSRVVVADLLASGQLVELETMLPPLERNFYLIRQSKKYSRPV, from the coding sequence ATGGCTTTGACCTTGCGGCAATTGCAGATTTTTCTGGCCGTGGCGGACACGGGCAGCACCAGCGCGGCGGCCGAACACATTGCGCTGTCGCAATCGGCCACCAGCGCTTCCCTGAATGAACTGGAAACCTTGCTGGGTGCACAACTGTTCGACCGGGTAGGCAAGCGATTGCTGCTCAACGACAATGGCCGCTTGCTGTTGCCGCAGGCGCGGCAGATGCGCGACGGCGCTGCCAGCATCGAACGCCAGTTCGCGGGCGCCGACCCGTCCGTGCCCGTCAGCCTGCAAATCGGCGCCAGCACCACCATCGGCATCTATCTGTTGCCGCAGATCTTGGCCCAGGCGGCGCAGCAGTACGGGCGCAGCATCCCCCAGGTGACCATCGCCAACACGGCCGACATCGCCGCCGCCGTGGCGGAGTTTCGTGTCGATATCGGCCTGATCGAAGGGCCGTGCCACGAAGCGGGCTTGCTGGTGGAACCATGGCTGACGGACCAGATGCTGATCGTGGCCGCGCCCACGCATCCGCTGGCGCAGCTGCGCCATTTGCTCAGCTTTGCGGAATTGAACCAGGCGGGCTGGCTGCTGCGCGAAGCAGGCTCAGGCACGCGCGAAGCCGTGGAGCAGGCGCTGGTGCCGTATTTGCATTATCTGCGCCCTGCGGGCGAGTTCAGCAATTCGGAAGCGATCAAGTATGGCGCCGCGGCGGGGCTGGGCATCGCCTGCCTGTCCCGCGTGGTGGTGGCCGATCTGCTGGCCAGCGGGCAACTGGTGGAACTGGAGACCATGCTGCCGCCATTGGAGCGCAACTTTTACCTGATACGCCAGTCTAAAAAATACTCTCGCCCCGTTTGA
- a CDS encoding DUF1272 domain-containing protein has product MLQLRPNCECCDKNLPPESTEALICSFECTFCTACAISILEGTCPNCGGELLARPRRPLAKLANSPASTQRIYKPAGCEKAA; this is encoded by the coding sequence ATGCTTCAACTGCGTCCCAATTGCGAGTGCTGCGACAAAAATCTTCCGCCCGAATCCACCGAAGCTCTCATCTGTTCCTTCGAGTGCACATTCTGCACAGCGTGTGCCATTTCTATCCTTGAAGGTACTTGTCCAAACTGCGGCGGTGAATTGCTTGCTCGACCTCGGCGTCCATTGGCGAAACTTGCTAACAGCCCGGCTTCTACGCAGCGCATTTACAAACCAGCTGGTTGCGAGAAGGCGGCCTGA
- a CDS encoding XRE family transcriptional regulator: MGNKELTDNDTEQRLAARLKQLRVERGWSLDQLASASQVSRATLSRLENGEVSPTTVVLGKLCAAYGLAMSRLLRMVEDDFPPLLLRAQQSVWTDPTAGFIRRSVSPPSRALAGEALECELGAGVTIAYAASPRPGMEHHLLLQEGKLNVTVDGRSHDLQAGDCLRYQLHGASAFTTPPDSGVRYFLFLV, from the coding sequence ATGGGAAATAAAGAATTGACTGATAACGATACGGAACAGCGCCTGGCGGCGCGTTTAAAGCAGTTGCGCGTGGAGCGGGGCTGGTCGCTGGATCAGCTGGCCAGTGCCAGCCAGGTCAGCCGCGCCACCCTGTCGCGCCTGGAAAACGGCGAAGTCAGCCCGACCACGGTCGTGCTGGGCAAGCTGTGCGCCGCGTATGGCCTGGCCATGTCGCGCCTGCTGCGCATGGTCGAGGACGATTTCCCACCCCTGCTGCTGCGGGCCCAGCAAAGCGTGTGGACGGACCCAACTGCCGGTTTTATCCGCCGTTCCGTCTCGCCCCCTTCGCGCGCCTTGGCGGGTGAAGCGCTCGAATGCGAGCTGGGCGCGGGCGTGACGATCGCCTACGCTGCCTCGCCGCGGCCCGGCATGGAACACCATCTGTTGCTGCAGGAAGGCAAGCTGAACGTGACCGTCGACGGTCGTTCGCACGACTTGCAAGCCGGCGACTGCCTGCGCTACCAGCTACACGGCGCCAGCGCGTTTACGACGCCGCCAGACAGCGGTGTCCGCTATTTTCTCTTTCTTGTCTGA
- a CDS encoding phytase, with protein MKKTVLCSALLAAFCLTVTAQAASVASNDVPAFALEAEELARLPGGGWLTLDKHGLRLFDPAGKEQDRIAVRAKQLDMRIDGGKVLAVFLEADTQRPLPVSVDVQAGKLVKLAPFPVPTFSVEASCLYRDAQQLDHLFLIGKDGQAEQWVMQGEQRSLVRKLALPPHAKHCRVDDGAQRLLVSESNMGVWAYDAESEGMGKRAVVALRKPYGQLDGGAGALAVLPGGVAVLDGKADKLHLFAHQGGQWTALPPQAVALNVRKGDSQLALDRDSLLLRGKNGWQARPLKWNGKSETSPAVAIIAPQAQTEPMARQGDAADDPAIWLSSNPADARILGTNKKQGLLVYDLQGKQTQLLEVGRLNNVDVRQNISLGGSKVDLAVATQRDDNSMMLFTINASGEVKEAGRFPTGLKSIYGMCLYQPASGGVEAFINDKDGTFQQYRISLSDKQFSATLLRSFKVATQPEGCVADDANARLFLGEETRGIWTTSADAAKPDSLSMVLPVGAHLSADVEGMAIYRKPGARPTPAT; from the coding sequence ATGAAAAAAACCGTGCTCTGCAGCGCTTTGCTGGCTGCTTTCTGCCTCACCGTCACGGCGCAGGCCGCCTCGGTCGCGTCTAACGATGTACCTGCCTTCGCGCTAGAGGCCGAAGAGCTGGCGCGCCTGCCCGGTGGCGGCTGGCTGACCCTTGACAAGCACGGCTTGCGCCTGTTCGATCCGGCCGGCAAGGAACAGGACCGCATCGCCGTGCGCGCCAAGCAGCTCGACATGCGCATCGATGGCGGCAAGGTCCTGGCCGTCTTCCTGGAAGCGGACACGCAGCGCCCGCTGCCCGTCTCCGTCGATGTGCAGGCGGGCAAGCTGGTCAAGCTGGCGCCGTTTCCCGTACCGACGTTTTCCGTCGAAGCGTCCTGCCTGTACCGCGACGCCCAGCAGCTCGACCATCTGTTCTTGATCGGCAAGGATGGGCAAGCGGAACAATGGGTGATGCAGGGCGAGCAGCGCAGCCTGGTGCGTAAGCTCGCTTTGCCGCCGCACGCGAAGCATTGCAGAGTCGACGACGGCGCTCAGCGCCTGCTGGTGAGCGAGTCGAACATGGGTGTATGGGCGTATGACGCCGAGTCCGAAGGCATGGGCAAGCGTGCAGTGGTGGCGCTGCGCAAGCCATATGGCCAGCTGGACGGCGGCGCCGGTGCGCTGGCCGTGCTGCCTGGTGGCGTGGCCGTGCTCGACGGCAAGGCGGACAAGCTGCACCTGTTCGCCCATCAGGGCGGACAGTGGACGGCCCTGCCGCCGCAAGCCGTGGCCTTGAACGTGCGCAAGGGCGACAGCCAGTTGGCGCTGGACAGGGACTCCTTGCTGCTGCGCGGCAAGAACGGTTGGCAAGCGCGGCCCTTGAAATGGAACGGCAAGTCGGAAACATCGCCTGCGGTGGCCATCATCGCCCCGCAAGCGCAGACAGAGCCAATGGCGCGCCAGGGCGACGCGGCAGACGATCCTGCCATCTGGCTGTCCAGCAACCCCGCCGACGCGCGCATCCTCGGCACCAACAAGAAGCAAGGACTGCTCGTCTACGACCTGCAAGGCAAGCAAACGCAGCTGCTGGAAGTAGGCCGCCTGAACAACGTTGACGTGCGCCAGAACATCAGTCTTGGCGGCAGCAAGGTCGACCTGGCCGTGGCCACCCAGCGCGACGACAACAGCATGATGCTCTTCACCATCAATGCCAGCGGCGAAGTGAAGGAAGCGGGCCGTTTTCCTACCGGCCTGAAAAGCATCTACGGCATGTGTCTGTACCAGCCGGCCAGCGGCGGCGTGGAAGCGTTCATCAACGACAAGGACGGCACCTTCCAGCAGTACCGCATCAGTTTGAGCGACAAGCAGTTCAGCGCCACTCTCTTGCGCAGCTTCAAGGTCGCCACCCAACCGGAAGGCTGCGTGGCCGACGACGCCAACGCCCGCTTGTTCCTGGGCGAGGAAACGCGCGGCATCTGGACCACCTCGGCCGACGCTGCCAAGCCGGACTCCCTGAGCATGGTCTTGCCCGTGGGAGCGCACTTGAGCGCCGACGTGGAAGGCATGGCCATCTACCGCAAGCCGGGGGCGCGCCCAACACCGGCTACCTGA
- a CDS encoding EamA family transporter, whose product MGGQISVNLGAAIAKNLFPVIGVEGITAYRVGFSALILLAIFRPWRYRLTRKDVLNLLVYGSVLGLMNLLIYRAFALIPIGIAVAIEVTGPLAVAMLSSRRPRDLLAVACAVFGLYLLLPLQGSPGSLDPVGVAYALGAALCWALYIIFGKRASTLQGGQAVAWGMTVAAMVTVPIGVAYSGTALLAPSIALMGLAIAMLSSALPYSLEIFALRRLPQGVFGMFSSAAPAVSALAAMAVLGELLSLTQWLAIACIVFASAMAALGAQGGKR is encoded by the coding sequence CTGGGAGGGCAGATTTCCGTCAATCTGGGGGCGGCGATTGCGAAGAATCTGTTTCCTGTCATCGGGGTCGAAGGGATTACGGCATATCGCGTGGGGTTTTCGGCGCTGATCCTGCTGGCGATCTTCCGGCCGTGGCGCTATCGCCTGACGCGCAAGGATGTGCTGAACTTGCTGGTCTACGGTTCCGTACTGGGGCTGATGAACTTGCTGATTTACCGGGCGTTTGCGCTGATACCGATTGGCATCGCCGTGGCCATCGAGGTGACGGGGCCGTTGGCCGTGGCCATGCTGTCATCGCGCCGGCCCCGCGATTTGCTGGCGGTAGCCTGCGCCGTGTTCGGGTTATATTTACTGCTGCCCTTGCAAGGCAGCCCCGGCAGCCTGGACCCCGTCGGCGTGGCGTATGCGCTGGGGGCGGCGCTGTGCTGGGCGCTGTATATCATCTTCGGCAAGCGCGCCTCGACCTTGCAAGGCGGGCAAGCCGTGGCTTGGGGCATGACGGTGGCGGCCATGGTGACGGTGCCCATCGGCGTCGCGTATTCGGGCACGGCCTTGCTGGCGCCATCTATTGCCTTGATGGGCCTGGCCATTGCCATGCTGTCCAGCGCCCTGCCGTATTCGCTGGAAATTTTTGCCCTGCGCCGCTTGCCGCAAGGCGTGTTCGGCATGTTCAGCAGCGCGGCGCCAGCCGTCAGCGCGCTGGCCGCCATGGCCGTGCTGGGAGAACTGCTGAGCCTGACCCAGTGGCTGGCCATCGCCTGCATCGTGTTCGCGTCGGCCATGGCGGCACTCGGCGCACAGGGCGGCAAGCGCTAG
- a CDS encoding GNAT family N-acetyltransferase: MSASLRHFSSTDILERLPELGALLQDCVHDGASIGFILPFDTAASQAFWVDNVLPAVTRGVRLLLVAEVDGKVAGAVQLDWDTNPNQAHRAEVRKLLVAPAFRRRGLARQLMQALEEQARLLPRSLLTLDTRSSDHAEPLYLSLGYVVAGSIPGYALAPAGDRLDATTIMYRQL; the protein is encoded by the coding sequence ATGTCCGCATCGCTACGCCACTTTTCGTCCACCGATATTCTCGAACGCTTGCCGGAACTGGGCGCCTTGCTGCAAGACTGCGTGCACGACGGCGCCAGCATCGGTTTTATCTTGCCGTTCGACACGGCGGCCAGCCAGGCGTTCTGGGTGGATAACGTGTTGCCGGCCGTCACGCGCGGCGTGCGCCTGCTGCTGGTAGCCGAGGTGGACGGGAAGGTGGCCGGTGCCGTGCAGCTGGACTGGGACACCAATCCCAACCAGGCGCACCGGGCCGAAGTGCGCAAGCTGCTGGTCGCGCCCGCTTTCCGCCGGCGCGGCCTTGCGCGCCAGCTGATGCAGGCGCTGGAAGAACAGGCGCGCCTCTTGCCGCGCAGCCTGCTGACCCTGGATACGCGCAGCAGCGACCATGCCGAACCGTTGTATTTGTCGCTCGGCTACGTGGTGGCGGGCAGCATCCCCGGCTATGCGCTGGCGCCGGCCGGCGACCGGCTGGACGCCACCACCATCATGTACAGGCAGCTATAG
- a CDS encoding LysE family transporter, whose amino-acid sequence MHLSNWLLFCSVALLVTFSPGPAVLLAISNAIAVGPRRAMISSMGNGFGLFIISGVAMAGMGVVLATSATAFMLLKLAGALYLVYLGIKQWRSKTSVVADAPVVAGAANPNSFWKLFRQGLTVALTNPKAILFFSALFPQFITPGEPVAIQFTVLTTSFVACAMLAHLFYANLARLLKTQLATPGRAKLFNRITGGAFVLLGLSLLRLRSKAA is encoded by the coding sequence ATGCACCTCTCGAACTGGCTGCTTTTCTGCAGCGTCGCCCTGCTCGTCACGTTTTCTCCCGGCCCGGCCGTCTTGCTGGCCATCTCGAATGCCATCGCCGTCGGCCCGCGCCGCGCGATGATCAGCAGCATGGGCAACGGCTTTGGTTTGTTCATCATTTCCGGCGTGGCCATGGCCGGTATGGGCGTCGTGCTGGCCACCTCGGCCACGGCCTTCATGCTGTTGAAACTGGCTGGCGCCCTGTATCTGGTGTACCTGGGCATCAAGCAATGGCGCAGCAAGACCAGCGTCGTGGCCGATGCCCCCGTGGTGGCTGGCGCGGCGAATCCTAATTCGTTCTGGAAACTCTTCCGCCAGGGCTTGACGGTGGCGCTGACCAATCCGAAAGCCATCCTGTTCTTCTCGGCCCTGTTCCCGCAATTCATCACGCCAGGCGAACCCGTCGCCATCCAGTTCACCGTGCTGACGACCTCGTTTGTCGCCTGCGCCATGCTGGCCCACTTGTTCTACGCCAACCTGGCGCGCCTGCTGAAAACCCAACTGGCCACGCCGGGCCGCGCCAAGCTGTTCAATCGCATCACGGGCGGCGCCTTCGTCTTGCTGGGCCTGAGCTTGCTGCGCCTGCGCAGCAAGGCAGCGTAA
- a CDS encoding flavodoxin family protein → MSATPLTPQPRQGQAPAPLGRVEFHLQFIRSFADPTFDTVRGALVQVEEVAWKNYQDGRKAPVTQKAGSGFIDPDYDLSVEWIATRDRLLAAEARQKDPATPSRVLLICGAARNDGSCPGEISKTWRMTQWAKEVLQAEHIEADVLDLSLLTSAYDLHIHPCKGCVSTAMPLCHWPCSCYPNHGERQTNDWMADIYERWTAAHAVIILTPVYWYQTPSVLKLMIDRLVCADGGNPDPTSTHGKKAVEAKALELQGWNYPKHLAGRAYGLVVHGDVAGIEGVRRGLSDWLDWMGLVDAGAKSRLDRYIGYYDSYAQSHETLDRDTNMQEEVRNVARAVAEAVQRLRAGTLAPPDAALQAPRPK, encoded by the coding sequence ATGTCCGCCACTCCCCTCACTCCCCAGCCGCGCCAGGGCCAGGCGCCCGCGCCGCTGGGCAGGGTCGAATTTCATCTGCAATTCATCCGTTCGTTTGCCGACCCTACGTTCGACACCGTGCGCGGCGCCCTGGTGCAGGTGGAAGAAGTGGCGTGGAAGAATTACCAGGATGGCCGCAAGGCGCCTGTCACGCAGAAGGCGGGATCGGGTTTTATCGACCCCGACTACGATTTATCCGTAGAGTGGATCGCCACGCGCGACCGCCTGCTGGCCGCAGAGGCGCGTCAGAAAGATCCGGCCACGCCGTCGCGCGTGCTGCTGATCTGCGGCGCGGCGCGCAACGACGGTTCTTGCCCAGGAGAGATCTCAAAGACCTGGCGCATGACGCAATGGGCGAAAGAAGTGCTGCAGGCAGAGCACATCGAAGCGGACGTGCTGGACCTGAGCTTGCTGACGTCCGCGTATGACTTGCACATTCATCCATGCAAGGGCTGCGTTTCAACGGCCATGCCCCTGTGCCACTGGCCGTGCAGCTGCTACCCGAACCATGGCGAACGCCAAACGAATGACTGGATGGCGGACATTTACGAGCGCTGGACGGCCGCGCACGCCGTCATTATCCTCACGCCCGTGTACTGGTATCAGACGCCCAGCGTGCTGAAACTGATGATAGACCGGCTCGTCTGCGCTGACGGCGGCAACCCGGACCCCACGTCCACGCACGGCAAGAAAGCCGTGGAAGCGAAAGCCCTGGAATTGCAAGGCTGGAATTACCCGAAACACCTGGCCGGGCGCGCGTATGGCCTGGTCGTGCACGGCGACGTGGCCGGCATCGAAGGGGTACGGCGTGGCCTGTCGGACTGGCTGGACTGGATGGGCCTGGTCGATGCGGGCGCGAAATCACGGCTGGACCGCTACATCGGCTATTACGACAGCTATGCGCAAAGCCATGAGACCTTGGACCGCGATACCAATATGCAGGAAGAAGTGCGCAACGTGGCGCGCGCCGTGGCCGAAGCCGTCCAACGGCTGCGCGCAGGCACGCTGGCGCCGCCCGATGCGGCATTACAAGCTCCGCGGCCGAAATAA
- a CDS encoding cytochrome c family protein, whose amino-acid sequence MTYPFLFLWSPTLAVAALLLASVAAAQAAAPAVLTGNAEAGKAAFRKCASCHQVGPSARGGFGPKLTGVIGRKAGATTDYKYSAAMKNANIVWTEQNLAGFLKAPSDFIPGNNMRFWGIGNAQQVADLLAYLRTQ is encoded by the coding sequence ATGACATACCCATTTCTTTTTCTCTGGTCCCCTACTCTTGCCGTTGCAGCCTTGCTGCTGGCGTCGGTAGCCGCCGCACAGGCAGCCGCTCCTGCCGTCCTCACGGGAAATGCCGAAGCGGGCAAAGCCGCGTTTCGCAAGTGCGCCTCCTGCCACCAGGTGGGGCCATCGGCGCGCGGCGGCTTTGGCCCCAAGCTGACGGGCGTGATCGGCCGCAAGGCCGGTGCCACCACCGACTATAAATACTCGGCGGCCATGAAAAACGCGAATATCGTCTGGACCGAGCAAAACCTGGCCGGCTTCCTGAAAGCACCGAGCGATTTCATTCCCGGCAATAACATGCGCTTCTGGGGCATCGGCAATGCGCAGCAAGTGGCCGATTTGCTGGCCTACCTGCGCACGCAATAA
- a CDS encoding YeiH family protein yields MSSLSTSNTTSFSDRYGRLLPGLLLSGAIAYGAIALGKLEWMQSHGMSALTLAIMLGIVLGNSVYGRLAPTCGAGVAFSKQTLLRLGIILYGFRLTFQDIGQVGLAGIAIDALVLASTFGLAMFLGTKVFKLERNSAILIGAGSSICGAAAVMATEPVVKGRSEDVTVAVSTVVVFGTIAIFLYPLLYQLNLGWQVLGATPAAFGVYIGSTVHEVAQVVAAGKSIGQEAANAAVIAKMVRVMMLAPFLVILSAVLARGKAKAGNSGHDKAAKLAIPWFAFIFIGVVAFNSLGLLPASTVATITELDTTLLAMAMAALGLTTHMSAIRRAGIKPLLLAGLLFCWLIAGGAAINHVLASLFA; encoded by the coding sequence ATGTCATCCCTCTCAACAAGCAACACAACAAGTTTCAGCGACCGCTATGGCCGCCTTCTGCCTGGCCTGCTGCTGAGCGGTGCGATCGCCTATGGCGCCATCGCGCTGGGCAAGCTGGAATGGATGCAAAGCCACGGCATGAGCGCCCTGACCCTGGCCATCATGCTGGGCATTGTGCTGGGCAACAGCGTGTATGGCCGCCTGGCGCCCACCTGCGGCGCGGGCGTGGCCTTTTCCAAGCAGACGTTATTGCGTCTTGGCATCATCCTGTATGGCTTCCGCCTGACATTCCAGGATATCGGCCAAGTGGGCCTGGCCGGCATCGCCATCGACGCTTTGGTGCTGGCGTCCACGTTTGGGCTGGCCATGTTCCTCGGCACCAAAGTGTTCAAGCTGGAACGCAACAGCGCCATTCTGATCGGCGCGGGCAGTTCCATCTGCGGCGCGGCGGCCGTGATGGCGACGGAACCCGTCGTCAAGGGGCGCAGCGAAGATGTCACTGTCGCCGTCTCCACCGTCGTGGTGTTCGGCACCATCGCCATCTTTCTGTATCCCTTGCTGTACCAGTTGAACCTGGGCTGGCAGGTGCTGGGCGCCACGCCTGCCGCCTTCGGCGTGTATATCGGCTCGACCGTGCATGAAGTGGCGCAAGTGGTGGCGGCCGGCAAGTCGATCGGGCAGGAAGCGGCGAATGCGGCGGTGATCGCCAAGATGGTACGCGTGATGATGCTGGCGCCCTTCCTCGTCATCCTGTCGGCGGTGCTGGCGCGCGGCAAGGCCAAGGCCGGTAACAGCGGCCACGACAAGGCAGCCAAGCTGGCCATTCCTTGGTTCGCCTTCATCTTTATCGGCGTAGTCGCCTTCAATTCGCTGGGCCTGCTGCCAGCAAGCACCGTGGCCACCATCACCGAGCTCGACACGACCTTGCTGGCCATGGCCATGGCGGCCCTGGGTTTGACGACGCACATGTCGGCCATCCGCCGCGCCGGCATCAAGCCCCTGCTGCTGGCCGGCCTGCTGTTCTGCTGGCTGATCGCCGGTGGCGCCGCCATCAACCATGTGCTCGCCAGCCTGTTTGCATGA
- a CDS encoding phytase: protein MLDAQAPYKVRGRFKVGFNLPASIDGTSETDGLDVTSANLGGAYAQGMLVIQDGYKRLPDGPQNFKYVAWGDVAKALGLK, encoded by the coding sequence GTGCTCGACGCCCAAGCCCCGTACAAGGTGCGCGGCCGCTTCAAGGTAGGCTTCAACTTGCCGGCCAGCATAGACGGCACCTCGGAAACGGATGGCCTCGACGTCACCTCCGCCAACCTGGGCGGCGCGTATGCGCAAGGCATGTTGGTGATCCAGGACGGCTACAAGCGCTTGCCCGATGGGCCGCAGAACTTCAAGTATGTGGCGTGGGGGGATGTGGCGAAAGCGTTAGGGCTGAAGTAA